CTGAGACAAACTTCGATTACCTTTTAGGGGCCCTTTGATTCACCGGATTCGGAAAAACGCAGgcataagaaaaatataagaATTAGATAGGAATGCATTTGTAAAACATAGGATTcaaaaacacaggaattttGTAAACATGGGTGTTTGATTCACTAGAATAAGAAAACTGCAGGAATTCTACTAAACACATTCAAATAAAAGTCAAACCAAATATATTAGTATTACTAGAATGTTATTATACCAATGAACGCTCTTGTCTTGTTTTGTGTGTGTAGGAATTCAAAAAAAGAGGTATGAGTTGATTGTAAAATTCCTACGTTTTTCCTTTGAAACAAAGATCAGAGGAATTTTTCCTCCACTTTACCTTCACCcaattcctttgaatcaaatgaGTGAATAGTGCcaccaaaagaaaatttcCTATCCCTACACTTTTCCTCCACATTTCCTATGAATCAAAGATGgccttatttttgtttttcaaaataattaagATTTAGTGTTACCTTCAAACATTCCAGCTTTTTCTCCAAACGGTTTTCAGCAACTTTTCACTCTTTATTCAACAATCTCATACTCCCTCGTttgttttgttggacgaagaaAGTAtccaaatttagtcaaaactGAGAGatgttttgttggacggagaaagtacgatgtttttttttaaaaaaaaaatctcatatGATGAATCGGTATTCCAACTTCCACGGTAGCAATTAGAGCATCTTCAGGGCCCCTAAACAGGACCCGTACTCATTTTTTAGGGACCggaactaaaaaaaatcttcagcAGGTCCCTACTCAATCCCCTAACGTAGGAAGGCCCCTGCATTTCTTCTCTTGGCCCTCATTCTTGGGAGGCCCCTCCTGCCTCTCCTCGACGATCCCCTAGCCGACCTCTGTTGCCGCCGGCCAGCCCGTCGCCTCCTCTTCCAGCCGCTGCATCTCGCCTCCCCTAGCTgacctccgtcgccgccggccagcccGCCGCCCCCAACTCCAGCGCCCGGCCGCCCACATCTCTAGCGCTCAGCCGCCCCCCAACTCCAGCACCGTCGGCCGCGCCGCGTCCCTTGCCTTGCCGCGCTCCAGCTTGCCCCGCGCCGCTCCTCCTTTCCTCGATCCGCCGTGCTCCGTgccgctccgccgcgccgcgcctcgcTTTGCCCGCCACTACTCCACGCCTCCACCTGGCCTCGCAGCCCGTCTCCCGCCTCGTTCCttctgccgccgtcgccactCCGTCttgccccgcgccgccctccgTGGCCACGGCCGTGGCCCGCCACCGGCCTCGGTCGCGCTACCTCTACCGCCCAAGGCCGGGACGGGGGAGAGTCTGCTTGATGTGGCCATGGCGCTGCCACAGTGGGGAAGAAGGTGATGCCACTGGATGAGGAAGAAAATGAGATTTAGGGGCATGACCCACTGGCAAGTGGGTCCCATCTGTCAGTGTAagagcaaaataaaaatatgggCTGAGATTTAAGGGCTCCTGTTGAAGCTCGAGATAAAATAGAGACAAAAAATTAGAAAGAAATCCCTAAACAACAAGCAAGAGCCATGTTTTAGGTGCCACTGCCGAAGATGCTTTTGACGAAACTGCAGTGTCACAGCTTCGCACCCAAAAATCCGCCTGTAATCAGACTCTTTTTCTTGAATCCGATTTTGAGGCCCGAGAGCTCGtaaaaaatacacaaaatCGGCTTGCTGCTGGTCTTAAATTCACCGGTCCCGGAGATGTCGGGTGAGGGTGGAGGAGAACAGCCCTGTGGCCGTGTCCATGTCCACACACCCCAGCGCCCACACCGCGTCTAGCTTTGATCAATCGCCGCAGGCAGGCTGCAGTGGATGGACGGGGCCTGGCCCCGACTTCGACGGGGGAGGACAGGCAGGGGCGGGGCAATGCCAGTACGCTCTGGACAAAATGCCAAAGCCGGCCAGCTCTGCTCTGCTTCCGAAGCCATGCTTGTCAGGTGTTCAAACAAATGCCTGCAAGCAAGCGCCAGGCGCGGAGTTGGTCCCGCGCTAGCAAGCGCAGCAGCAGTGCTACGGGCTAGCGAGGCCAGTGCTCAGGGGGTGGGTGGGACCCTATGCCGATTGGCAtaccgtcgaggaggaggagcggcggcgagcggcatAGTCCACTGAACGGTGCTTGGTTTCTACGGTGTGAACCCATGGTGTTGAATTGAAGGTCGTTTCTCAGTATAACCTAACACTTCGCTTGTCACAGTCTACAGATTCCAATTCGCTCGTCTAGTTACCCTGCTCTGCCCCAGTACCACTTACCAGGTATTCTTCTACAGACTTACTTCGGCTAACCAATTATTAGCAGCTATGAAACCAAGAATAAAGGAATGGTGGGTCAGCTCGATATGATATTAAACAATTGGGAACCGTGTGTAAGTTGTACCTTGCGATTCCGTATATACGTTCCATTATTTTCGGTATGCTATGTTCTAGTAACTCCAAAGTGGTCCTATGATCATATCCATATTTAAGCAAAATCTGGAAGCCGACTGTACAGTGTGTGTCTGGACTTGGTCCAACAGTCAACTCAATGAGCTATCAGATGATTAGCCTGATATATTGGATGTTTATTGCTGTGGGGTCTTGCTGTGGTTTCTGTCATGTGGGAAATTGACTCGATGAAGTCTCCTCCCTTCCCCACCCCCCTTGCTCCAGTGTTCACACCATTGTTGAAGACCTGAGCTATCTATGAATCCTACTAGGGTTCTCGCTGCTCTCCGCAGAGAATATTTGTGCATCTCTCTGCATACAAGCTAAAAAATGAAGCTCGGCTAGGGATGCTAATGGGGGCAGCGAGCCGTCTTACCGTTTGACTATGTCAGAAATAATGCaatgctctcccatcccagGTATGCTTCTTACTTTCTCTTCTTGTGTTCTGCTCTTAGACCTGAATGCACGAAACGTACCATTGTATGCGTGTTTTGTGGTTATAGCAATTGATTGGGTCTAGGTATtcagagaaaagaaaggagaatAGGTTAGCGCTGAAATTCAACCATGTATATATTATACttcctccaatcctaaattcttgtctcaaatttgcccaaatatggatgtatctattcttaaaaagtgtgtagatacatgtaatatttcgacaacaatttaggatcggagggagtagcttttaTTGTTGTATGACAAGCACAACTTATTTCCATTCATAATGAAAAGGACTCAATTCTGTATTTTTAATAACTAGCCATGAAAACTGCACATGATATATACCTAAAAAACATTGCACATGATATTTACCTCAAAAAACCTGCACATGATATTTTTCTAGTTATCGCTTAAAATACGATCCATATTGTCGTTATCATTCTGGGTCAAGCAGGCAAATTAGCCTTTAATGCGCCTTCtgtttgttttggtttggGAGTTGGGACATAAAGCTTCACCAAgtctctcttcttcttagCAGGCTTCTTTGCTCTTATTGTTCAGAACCATCCTTCACATATCTCTTAGCCACTGCTTCGGATGCAAGGATATATAGGGGGCAACTGAGAGCTTGAGACTTGCCTTCTTGGTCAGAGAGCAAGAACAACCCACATGTCAAATGGCATGCATTCTGTGGTCGTCATCGATCCGATCAACACCACACCTACCCAAGAACTGGGGAATGATTGCAGTGGAGACATCAAGGATGAGTTTAGCATGGGCACTGGGAGCAACAGGCGAGATTCCATTGCTGGATCGTCCAGCAGGTCAGGCACCAGTATCACTGCTGAATTTGATCTCTTGTGGAGACTGCGGAAGTACTTAGTACTGCTTGGAGTCTTAGCAGTTAGTGTGACATACAATGCTGGATTAACACCACCAGGGGGGTTTTGGGCACTAAACAAGGATGGCCATGATGCTGGTGACCCGGTCCTCCATGTTTTCTATGCTGCTCGATTTGAGGTATTCTTTTACTGCAACGCGACAGCCTTCGCTGCTTCTCTTGTCTTAGTCATCTTGCTTCTAAGCAAGAGTGTGACAAGGCACAGGATATGGCTCCGTTCAATGCAATTGACCATGATACTAGACCTATTCAGCTTGCTGGGTGCCTACGCTGCCGGAAGCTGCAGGGCACCCAAGTCATCCATTTACATCTGGATTTTGGTCTTTGCTGTTTTTGTGTATGTTGGGATTCACATCCTGATATCCATAAGGGTTATTCCAGAAACGTTTTCAGAGAAGGTGGAGACAGTGGTGAAGGGAATTCTGTCCAAATGTGGTGTTCGTGACATGCAAGTGAGGCGAAGCCATCTAGAGAAAGATGTTTTCCCGAAAGCTCTAGAGAAAGATGTTGAGGATGCTCGTAAATTCATTTTGATGCTTGCAACTTTTGCTGCTATTATCACATACCAAGCAGGATTGAATCCACCGGGCGGCTTTTGGGCTGAAAATGAGCATGGTTCTAACAAGTTGCAGTTGGCCCTTCCTCCTTACAAGCATACTCCAGCTACTTCTGTTCTTCGCAGTAAATACCTTCATCGGTATAATATATTTGTCAGCTTCAATTCAACTTCCTTCGTGGCATCTTTGGTCATAATCATATTGCTTCTGAGCCCAGAATTGAGTTGGCAAGGAATAAGGTCGAAAGCAGTGAATGTGTGTGTAATAGCTGACCTATTGGGCCTCATTGTAGCCTATGCTGCAGGGTGTTGTAGAAGTTTACACACATCTTTCTATGTTATGCTTATTACTGTCATAGTATGGATCTGCTTTGCACTTTTAGCTGGGGCATTCGTCTGCAAACCTGGGGCAGACTGGCTAAAAAGGATTAAAGATCTGAATTGCGTGGATACATTTGGTCGGATCTTTTCACTGGACCTTGGTAGAAACAAACCAGGAAATGTAGCGCAAGATAACTCTTGCTCAATTGGTCAGCACACATCAGACCTTGAAACAAATACTCCAGAAGAAGACAATGCTTCTGAACCAGAACACGGAGTTCCAAAGATCAAAGAGGATGAGTCCCGTGAGGAGCATCACCGTGCAGACAGACAGCAAACCGAAAATATCGAGGAAGATGTGCCCAGCTCAGAGCATCATTTTGTGAAGGGCCAGCATTCTGGAAAACTAGAGGATCAGTTTACAGACCACCAATCAGTTGCAAAAGATGCAATGCCCAACACAGGACATTCATCAATCCAATGCCAACAAGCTACAAATACTGAGGATCTAGAGGATCAGTTTACAGATCACCAATCAGTTGCAAAAGATGCAATGGCCAACACAGGACATTCATCATGCCAGCAAGCTACCAATACTGAGGGTGGTGTGTCTAGCTCTGAGAATCAATCTGCAGACAAGCAGCAAGTTGCAAATAAGATGGAACAATCTTCACCGACTAATGAACCAGCAAGTTGTACTGAAGTCACCAACAACCTCGCAGTACAGAAATTACCTTCTGACGAGATCAGATCCAGTGAGATTGAGTTGGTTGAAACCAAAACCACTATTATGCCTTCTGAGAATGGTAATATTGGCAGTAATGAAGGGGATCCCAGTCAAGAtataaacaaagaaaatgcTGATGGAGATCCAACTCCGGAGCATCTGAAGAAGACCCGCACATATATACTTCTTCTTGCCATCCTTGCAGTATCTCTAACATATCAATCAGGTTTGAATCCGCCAGGTGGCTTCTGGTCAAGAACAGAGACTAATCATACAGCTGGTGATCCCATCCTCGAGGACACACACCATCGGCGCTATATTGCATTCTTCTATCTAAATGCAGTCGCTTTTGTTGCATCCCTTGTCATGCTCATTATGCTCCTGAACAAGAGGATGAGCAACAAGGTTACAAAACGATTTGCTCTGCAGACAGCAATGATAGTGGACCTTCTTGCCCTGACGGGGGCTTATGTTATGGGGAGCAGTAGGAAGACAAGTAATTCCATTTACATCTCACTCTTGGTGTGCCTTGTACTTGCTTATGTTGCTATCCATGTTTTGATAGCAACACATGTAATCCCTAATGAGTGGAAAGAGCTGGTGGCTCAAAATATAAAGCACTTCTGGTGGCCCAAATCGCATCAGCTTGGCCAGAACCAGACTGGGGATGACGGGAAGGACTGGGAGCGGAGGCGTAATCTACTATTGACGCTTTCTGTTGTAGCTGCAACTGTCACATATCAAGCTGGTATGAACCCTCCAGGAAGTGTATGGTCTGATGACAAGGAGGTCAGTGGCACACCAGGTGATCCAATCCTTCAGCACAACCATTCAAAACGGTATGATGTGTTCTACTACTCAAATTCAGTCACGTTCGTGTCATCTGTAGTTATCACAATACTACTTGTGAACAAGGAATCCTGCGAGCATGGTATCAAGTCGTATGCACTGCGAGTATGTCTGGTGGTGGGCTTGGTTGGCCTCTTGATTGCCTATGCTGCAGGAAGCTGCAGGAAAGCAAAAGAATCTATTTATCTTATCATCATTGCTGTTGCAGTTCTGATGTCCCTTGTGATCCAAGTCCTTCTACTCTCTTCCACACATGATACAGTAGGAGGGCCATTGAGCAAAGTCGTGAAAAGCCTGCTGAAGTGGCTTTTTGGACTGAAGGAGGTCAGTCAGGAAACTGTTTCTGAGAGGCAAGGAAGTTCAGACCACCacgagaaaaagaagaagaagaagaggcacAAATATCTGATGCTGCTTGCAATTTTAGCAGCCTCCATCACGTACCAAGCTGGTCTGAACCCACCTGGTGGCTTCTGGCCTGATGGTTCCAACCATGTTGCAGGCAATCCGGTCCTACATGATATTCATCCCTGGCGCTACAGAACATTCTTCTGCTTCAATAATATTTCCTTCATGGCATCTATTGTTGTGATCATGTTCCTGTTGAAAAAATCTGTCAGGAAGAAGGATGTCCTACTTGAGGTATTGCACTTAATCATGATACTAGATCTGTTGGCTCTCATGACAGCTTTTGCAGCGGGAAGCTGCCGGAAATTCAGGACTTCAGTGTATGTTTATGGGCTAGTAGTTGCTGTTCTAGTATACCTTGTGTTTGCAATTGGTGTGTCAAGCAGCATTGCAAAATGGACcaaaaggaagaaacaaaCATTCCTTTGAAGACATCCTGAACGTGCTTGAAGGACAAGCTTACTAGTACCTGGACAGCAAACTTGAAGGCTCAGTATTTTCGGGAGTGATGTTAGGTTAAGAATCTTTTTTCCTGTATCCAAACTATTGTTTGTGTTTGGACTTCTTGGAGTTCGTATTAATTTTACAGCTGGTGCTGTTGTATGTTCTTGGTCATTACTTTAGCATAACTGTATCAAGCTTGAGTCCGTGTGCATCGGTCAATTGTAGAGGCCTGGAGGCAataaatttttcttttatcttaCTTCCTCCTATCCATAATACAAGTAAGCGTCTTTGATTAAGTATAACTTTAGTACAAGCTGATCTGAACCTCTTACATGTGTTCAAATTTCGACTCAAGCCTGAAACTGCTTGCAGTTGGTGTGCCATAGACTGTTAGGTGTTAATgtatttgttatttttttacatttaTGAGATTATCCAGTCTAAAATATGACTGCTAGGATTATCTGGTGCCGgaagtatttcttttttttttagagtatcAGGAGGCCAACAGGCCACCCAGTTCCATTACGAAGAATGAAACCATAGTACAGTTCAAAGGTAAACCCATTACGAAGAATGAAACCATAGTACAGTTCAAAGGTAAACAGCGACAAAAGGAAGCTGCAACA
This is a stretch of genomic DNA from Brachypodium distachyon strain Bd21 chromosome 1, Brachypodium_distachyon_v3.0, whole genome shotgun sequence. It encodes these proteins:
- the LOC100825164 gene encoding uncharacterized protein LOC100825164; the encoded protein is MSNGMHSVVVIDPINTTPTQELGNDCSGDIKDEFSMGTGSNRRDSIAGSSSRSGTSITAEFDLLWRLRKYLVLLGVLAVSVTYNAGLTPPGGFWALNKDGHDAGDPVLHVFYAARFEVFFYCNATAFAASLVLVILLLSKSVTRHRIWLRSMQLTMILDLFSLLGAYAAGSCRAPKSSIYIWILVFAVFVYVGIHILISIRVIPETFSEKVETVVKGILSKCGVRDMQVRRSHLEKDVFPKALEKDVEDARKFILMLATFAAIITYQAGLNPPGGFWAENEHGSNKLQLALPPYKHTPATSVLRSKYLHRYNIFVSFNSTSFVASLVIIILLLSPELSWQGIRSKAVNVCVIADLLGLIVAYAAGCCRSLHTSFYVMLITVIVWICFALLAGAFVCKPGADWLKRIKDLNCVDTFGRIFSLDLGRNKPGNVAQDNSCSIGQHTSDLETNTPEEDNASEPEHGVPKIKEDESREEHHRADRQQTENIEEDVPSSEHHFVKGQHSGKLEDQFTDHQSVAKDAMPNTGHSSIQCQQATNTEDLEDQFTDHQSVAKDAMANTGHSSCQQATNTEGGVSSSENQSADKQQVANKMEQSSPTNEPASCTEVTNNLAVQKLPSDEIRSSEIELVETKTTIMPSENGNIGSNEGDPSQDINKENADGDPTPEHLKKTRTYILLLAILAVSLTYQSGLNPPGGFWSRTETNHTAGDPILEDTHHRRYIAFFYLNAVAFVASLVMLIMLLNKRMSNKVTKRFALQTAMIVDLLALTGAYVMGSSRKTSNSIYISLLVCLVLAYVAIHVLIATHVIPNEWKELVAQNIKHFWWPKSHQLGQNQTGDDGKDWERRRNLLLTLSVVAATVTYQAGMNPPGSVWSDDKEVSGTPGDPILQHNHSKRYDVFYYSNSVTFVSSVVITILLVNKESCEHGIKSYALRVCLVVGLVGLLIAYAAGSCRKAKESIYLIIIAVAVLMSLVIQVLLLSSTHDTVGGPLSKVVKSLLKWLFGLKEVSQETVSERQGSSDHHEKKKKKKRHKYLMLLAILAASITYQAGLNPPGGFWPDGSNHVAGNPVLHDIHPWRYRTFFCFNNISFMASIVVIMFLLKKSVRKKDVLLEVLHLIMILDLLALMTAFAAGSCRKFRTSVYVYGLVVAVLVYLVFAIGVSSSIAKWTKRKKQTFL